GGTAACCAATAATGCCGTCGTTCTACGGCTCGCTCAGAGCCCCATCTTCTGAAACACCAATCATTTCATTAAGAGAGAATTTAGGCACCGGACTCGCGTTTGTATGGGCCCTCTCAGATTAAAGTGATTTGCTAACTATGTAACGTTATAGATGACCGTGTCAACCATTCCCCAAAATGCTCAAAGAACCATAGCTTACCTTTGAATTAAtggagtttatttatttatttttaaatacgtTTTGTTCTGTACAATCTTCGGTTTTAATTCATATGCATTGgtttcctttctctttctgtaaaCATCCTCCTCCAACAGAATGGTACTGATACTCTCATGAAGTCGTgttcaatgtttgatttgtttaccCCCTCTCCTACGGTCGCTGCGTGTTGATGTCCAGTCGAGAAGTCTGCTCCTTACTCTTGTTGTTTGTGTTTTCAGAGAAAGATGGCCGCCCTACTCACACCACGTGACGTAACATTGACTTGTGTTACGCGTTGTTTGCTAATGTTATGCTATTTTCAGACCAACCATCCCACGCTTGCACAGCATGTATAActtataataatataatgatgTGCAATTAGGCTGAATCTAATGCATTTTAGCGTGCTCGCAAGCGCTTGTCGTGGTATATCCGTAATCGAGCCACACACGTCAACACTGCACTTCACTTGGGTTGTTTACAGGGGGTGGGCGTTGTAACAACAGGGGTGTAATCGTTATGCAGATTATGTTGCAACCCGTTTACTCCAAACGGAAAACGTAAACGACAGTTTATATTGGTCAAATTCAGTTCGTTCCGTTTGTGCTGTTTCCGTTTTGTTTCTAAACAGTAAACTGTTTCCGTAATGAATACGCCCCATATACTATTATCGCGGATATTCAATTTAACCATTATATTTAAAAAGTAGCTTGGTAAGACTTCAAATATACGATTTTATTTAACCAGTAATCAGAGGGTGGCGCAGCACTGTATTTGATATGTATTTTCATAATATTAACTGATGGAGGAGAACGTTTTCGTATTGATTACTTCCGGGGCACCTCTGTGTTTCCAGAAGTTCACAAACCTCTCAGGTTCTGAGTTCCCCAGCACGATAGAGTCAAAATTTGAATAATTTGGTTGCAAACCGTGATTGAAGGTACAGTCTGATTGCTTTCACGTTCTTATTTTGTCTTAACGTTAACTACCTTTGTTTGGAGTGACACATTTTAGCAGAGTGTAACGGTTAAATTACATTACGTTCCAATCTAgacaacgttagctagctaccagtCGACCTCCCTGGTATTTGAGTATTTCAGAACCTTCAGTAAATTGGCTAAGCAGTATATTTTCTGCCTGAAAGATGATTGTGTTGATCGTCTGTTCTTGTCATTGACATTTCCTTTCCTGTTGTTTTTGCCACCTATTACTGCAGTGCTCCATTCCATTACTTCCCTGTTTCTGACTGACTCAATCGTGATGACAGAACCACACAGCCCTATCTCTGCCTCCGTCCCCCAGACAACCCCAGGCATCATCATGCCCCCGGCCGACGGCAGTGGCACAGCGGTGGAGATGGACCCTGTGGAGTACACCCTCCGCAAGCGTCTCCCCAGGAAGCTGCCCAAGCGCCGCAATGACGTGTACGTCAACATGAAGACAGACTTCCGTGCCCAGCTGGCCCGCTGCCAGAAGCTGCTGGAGGGAGGAGGCCACAGGGAGATCTGCGTCCATGGTCTGGGCCTGGCCATCAATAGGGCCATCAACATCGCCCTGCAGCTCCAGGCCAGCAGCCAGGGGGCACTACAGCTGGCGGCCAACACGTCTACAGTGGAGCTAGTAGACGATCTGGAGCCTGAGGACCCGGACGAGGCGGGGGAACCCATGACACGCACTCGGAATAATTCGGCTATTCATATCAAAGTGTTCTACCCAGACCCACAGTGACCCAAAACGCATCACCATCAGTCCTAGCTTGGATATGGTTAGCTACCTCCATTGTCATGGTGTCTGTAATATAGTAATGGGGGCTAGTCATACAGGGGGTATCTCACCTGGTTAATCCTGCCGGATATCCTAACCCTCTGCGGTGGCTGTTATCCAGATGTGGGGAATAATGAGAAGTGTCTATGAACTGAGCTGATTTCAGAGCTTTTGGAAGCTCTTTCTCAGCTTTGTCATTTTGTTATGCATGTCAGTCAGAGAAGTATATTTGTTAGTTTCAAGATGTGATGTTTCATGCCATCATTTCCAACCCCTCACTGCCTGAAAAAAAAAACTCCCATAAGAAATGGGACAGACCACActaaggctgcatttacacaggcagcccaattctgatattttttccactaatgGGTCTTTTgacaatcacatcagatcttttcacatgaGCTCTTTTCagaactgatctgattggtctaaagaccaattagtgggaaaaGAATATCAGGGTTGGGCTACCTTTTGTAAACGCAGCCTAACTCATGCAAGCAACAATACTCCTGTTCCACATGGGAATACATGCTCTGAAAAGGATGTGGATTTAAAGCATACATAAAACCTTGTAGATTTTTTAAAAGTGTAATCACTGAATATTAGTTGACTATGGGAATTAAgtaatattttttgtaatttgCTGGTCAGATTTAAGTTTACCAACTATATATGCAGTTATGCATTTTACCTACCAATGCCAAACATTGACATCCAAACTCTGTCAAGTCAGTAAATGTTAGTTTTTTTTACGTCATACAAATTTATGTTTTTAGCTTCAGTATttgaatgtatatacagtatttattgTACATGTGTAATAAAATAAGAAAAGTACCGAAGTTTTTTTCCATGAAACATTAAGTGTAAAACTGACAATCATCCAGTCATTATTTTCAGTTAGTAACAGTGAATCTCCACTAGGTGGCATTCAAATGCTTCTTTTGTACACTGCTTACACTACTCAATATATCTTTATTTAattcggcaagtcagttaagaacaaattcttattttcaatgactgcctaggaacagtgtcaactgccctgttcaggagcagaatgactgatatttaccttgtcagctcaggatttgatcttgcaaccttttggttagtagtccaacgctctaaccactaggctacctgcatatTAAGAAGTTATTCTTTACTTATTTTTTTTACACTCAGTTTAtatgttgataagcaactgcttgcttaggttaggtttagaatacgggtaatggttaagtttagggttagagctagggttagtagATGAAATGTTACTTgtagtctgtagagc
The genomic region above belongs to Oncorhynchus masou masou isolate Uvic2021 chromosome 27, UVic_Omas_1.1, whole genome shotgun sequence and contains:
- the LOC135516256 gene encoding ribonuclease P protein subunit p20-like isoform X1 yields the protein MTEPHSPISASVPQTTPGIIMPPADGSGTAVEMDPVEYTLRKRLPRKLPKRRNDVYVNMKTDFRAQLARCQKLLEGGGHREICVHGLGLAINRAINIALQLQASSQGALQLAANTSTVELVDDLEPEDPDEAGEPMTRTRNNSAIHIKVFYPDPQ
- the LOC135516256 gene encoding ribonuclease P protein subunit p20-like isoform X2 — its product is MPPADGSGTAVEMDPVEYTLRKRLPRKLPKRRNDVYVNMKTDFRAQLARCQKLLEGGGHREICVHGLGLAINRAINIALQLQASSQGALQLAANTSTVELVDDLEPEDPDEAGEPMTRTRNNSAIHIKVFYPDPQ